A stretch of the Streptomyces sp. NBC_00078 genome encodes the following:
- a CDS encoding maleylpyruvate isomerase N-terminal domain-containing protein translates to MSDPTPVFDDLREESEELDRLVAELSAEQWALATPAPGWSVAHQIARLAWTDHSTALRQPKASTRATVRTARAICRRPRTHAPGLRRTR, encoded by the coding sequence GTGTCCGATCCGACGCCCGTGTTCGACGACCTGCGCGAGGAGAGCGAGGAACTCGACCGGCTGGTGGCCGAGTTGAGCGCCGAGCAGTGGGCGCTCGCCACCCCGGCGCCCGGCTGGAGCGTCGCCCACCAGATCGCGCGTCTCGCCTGGACGGACCATTCGACGGCGCTCAGACAGCCGAAGGCGAGCACCAGAGCCACGGTCCGTACGGCGCGAGCAATCTGCCGGCGGCCACGGACGCACGCCCCAGGTCTCCGACGGACCAGGTGA
- a CDS encoding DNA-directed RNA polymerase subunit alpha, whose protein sequence is MLIAQRPSLTEEVVDEFRSRFVIEPLEPGFGYTLGNSLRRTLLSSIPGAAVTSIRVDGVLHEFTTVPGVKEDVTDLILNIKQLVVSSEHDEPVVMYLRKQGPGLVTAADIAPPAGVEVHNPDLVLATLNGKGKLEMELTVERGRGYVSAVQNKQVGQEIGRIPVDSIYSPVLKVTYKVEATRVEQRTDFDKLIVDVETKQAMRPRDAMASAGKTLVELFGLARELNIDAEGIDMGPSPTDAALAADLVMPIEELELTVRSYNCLKREGVHSVGELVARSEADLLDIRNFGAKSIDEVKEKLAGMGLGLKDSPPGFNPTAAADAFGADNDADAGFVETEQY, encoded by the coding sequence GTGCTGATCGCTCAGCGTCCCTCGTTGACCGAAGAGGTCGTCGACGAGTTCCGCTCCCGGTTCGTGATCGAGCCGCTGGAGCCGGGCTTCGGCTACACCCTCGGCAACTCCCTGCGTCGTACGCTCCTCTCCTCGATCCCGGGTGCGGCGGTCACGTCCATCCGTGTCGACGGTGTTCTGCACGAGTTCACCACCGTGCCGGGTGTCAAGGAGGACGTCACCGACCTGATCCTCAACATCAAGCAGCTGGTCGTCTCCTCGGAGCACGACGAGCCGGTCGTGATGTACCTGCGCAAGCAGGGCCCGGGTCTGGTCACCGCCGCCGACATCGCGCCCCCGGCCGGTGTCGAGGTGCACAACCCCGACCTGGTCCTCGCCACGCTCAACGGCAAGGGCAAGCTGGAGATGGAGCTGACGGTCGAGCGTGGCCGCGGTTATGTCTCCGCCGTGCAGAACAAGCAGGTGGGCCAGGAGATCGGCCGTATCCCGGTCGACTCCATCTACAGCCCCGTGCTGAAGGTCACGTACAAGGTCGAGGCGACCCGTGTCGAGCAGCGCACCGACTTCGACAAGCTGATCGTCGACGTCGAGACCAAGCAGGCGATGCGTCCGCGTGACGCCATGGCGTCGGCCGGTAAGACCCTGGTCGAGCTGTTCGGTCTCGCCCGCGAGCTGAACATCGACGCCGAGGGCATCGACATGGGTCCGTCCCCGACGGACGCCGCCCTTGCCGCCGATCTGGTGATGCCGATCGAGGAGCTGGAGCTCACCGTCCGGTCGTACAACTGCCTCAAGCGCGAGGGCGTCCACTCCGTGGGTGAGCTCGTGGCTCGTTCCGAGGCCGACCTCCTGGACATCCGCAACTTCGGTGCGAAGTCCATCGACGAGGTCAAGGAAAAGCTGGCCGGCATGGGCCTGGGCCTCAAGGACAGCCCGCCCGGATTCAACCCGACCGCCGCAGCCGACGCCTTCGGCGCCGACAACGACGCGGACGCGGGTTTCGTGGAGACCGAGCAATACTGA
- a CDS encoding serine hydrolase: protein MPVAPAAAQPSEPPAARQHAVCGPHGELRQALRTFTDRDRITGAAVLITDAAGASCGSWTETAGTADLSTGRPMNATDRLRAGSITKTFTATVVLQLAAENRIALDAPVDRYLPGLIRQNGYDGRRITVRQLLQHTSGLPDYLDAPEWEHPERIRYRHFEPRELVARALGLPRPQGEWHYATTNYLLAGLIIREVTGHSPEAEITRRVIRPLGLRDTYWPGDDTRIHGPHSRSYFTAEDGQLVDGTAWNTTFGGVGGALISTPADLTRFITALLGGRLLPADQLADMRRTVAADPDRLWPGARYGLGMIASPLRCGGLWWGHAGTVPGGHRALTAVGPGGRSVAVALNEIPATLQAEQDFLDTVQTAFCEERPSEGTAPTEGEHQ from the coding sequence ATGCCCGTCGCTCCGGCTGCCGCACAGCCGTCCGAGCCGCCCGCTGCCCGGCAGCACGCCGTCTGCGGACCGCACGGCGAACTGCGCCAGGCCCTGCGCACATTCACCGATCGCGACCGGATCACCGGTGCCGCGGTCCTGATCACCGACGCCGCGGGCGCATCCTGCGGGAGTTGGACCGAGACCGCGGGGACGGCCGACCTGAGCACAGGCCGCCCCATGAACGCCACCGACCGATTACGCGCCGGCAGCATCACCAAGACGTTCACCGCGACGGTCGTGCTCCAGCTCGCAGCCGAGAACCGGATCGCGCTCGACGCTCCCGTCGACCGCTACCTGCCCGGGCTCATCCGGCAGAACGGCTACGACGGCCGCCGGATCACCGTACGGCAGCTTCTGCAGCACACCAGCGGGTTGCCCGACTACCTCGACGCCCCCGAATGGGAGCACCCCGAACGCATCCGGTATCGCCACTTCGAGCCGCGCGAGCTCGTCGCCCGCGCCCTCGGCCTGCCGCGCCCGCAGGGTGAGTGGCACTACGCCACCACCAACTACCTCCTCGCCGGCCTGATCATCCGCGAGGTCACCGGCCACTCTCCGGAGGCGGAGATCACCCGCCGCGTGATCCGGCCCCTCGGGTTGCGTGACACGTACTGGCCCGGCGACGACACGCGCATCCACGGACCGCACTCGCGCAGCTACTTCACCGCCGAGGACGGCCAGCTCGTCGACGGCACCGCATGGAACACGACCTTCGGCGGGGTCGGTGGCGCCCTGATCTCCACACCCGCGGACCTGACCCGGTTCATCACCGCGCTTCTCGGCGGCCGTCTGCTGCCCGCGGACCAACTGGCCGACATGCGGCGGACGGTGGCCGCCGACCCCGACCGGCTGTGGCCCGGCGCCCGCTACGGGCTCGGCATGATCGCCTCCCCGCTGCGCTGCGGCGGCCTGTGGTGGGGGCATGCGGGGACCGTGCCGGGAGGCCACCGGGCGCTGACCGCCGTGGGCCCCGGCGGGCGGAGCGTCGCCGTCGCACTCAACGAGATACCGGCCACGCTCCAGGCCGAACAGGACTTCCTCGACACGGTCCAGACCGCCTTCTGCGAAGAGCGGCCTTCCGAAGGAACAGCACCAACTGAAGGGGAACATCAGTGA
- a CDS encoding transketolase family protein → MDTMRDRFAPVVSRLLDEDPRVAAVLAEIGKDGFTEARRRHPDRVVNVGIREQLLIGTGAGLALTGMRPVLHTFASFLVERPFEQVKLDLGHQDVGAVLVSAAASFDWPAGGYTHMAPGDVALLDTLDGWTVHVPGHPDEAETLLRHAVAAGDDKVYVRLSVQSNPVGLAVDGERFLTVREGRSGVVVAVGPALDAVLTATEGLDVTLLYATTVRPFDSAALRRATETAGTDVVLVEPYLAGTSTAAANDALSDLPHRVLGLGVGRRELRRYGRIDEHIAAHGLDVRSLRERIGGLVSGGRRTAVQVG, encoded by the coding sequence ATGGACACCATGCGTGACCGTTTCGCTCCCGTCGTCTCACGGCTGCTCGACGAGGATCCACGGGTCGCCGCCGTCCTCGCCGAGATCGGCAAGGACGGCTTCACCGAGGCGCGGCGGCGGCATCCGGACCGGGTGGTCAACGTCGGCATCCGCGAGCAGTTGCTGATCGGGACCGGTGCGGGGCTGGCGCTGACCGGGATGCGGCCCGTGCTGCACACGTTCGCGAGCTTCCTCGTCGAGCGGCCGTTCGAGCAGGTCAAACTGGACCTGGGGCATCAGGACGTGGGCGCGGTGCTGGTGAGTGCCGCCGCGTCCTTCGACTGGCCGGCCGGCGGGTACACGCACATGGCTCCCGGCGATGTGGCGCTCCTCGACACCTTGGACGGCTGGACCGTGCATGTGCCCGGGCATCCCGACGAGGCCGAGACTCTGCTGCGGCATGCGGTCGCCGCGGGCGACGACAAGGTGTACGTGCGGTTGTCCGTGCAGTCGAACCCGGTCGGTCTCGCTGTCGACGGCGAGCGGTTCCTCACCGTCCGCGAGGGACGCTCCGGCGTGGTCGTGGCCGTCGGGCCGGCGCTGGATGCCGTGCTCACCGCCACGGAAGGGCTCGATGTGACTCTGCTGTACGCGACGACCGTACGGCCCTTCGACTCGGCAGCACTGCGCCGGGCCACGGAGACGGCCGGAACAGACGTCGTCCTCGTCGAGCCGTACCTTGCGGGCACATCGACCGCGGCCGCGAACGACGCACTCTCCGATCTCCCGCACCGCGTGCTGGGTCTCGGCGTGGGGCGCCGCGAGCTGCGGAGGTACGGCCGAATCGACGAACACATCGCCGCACACGGCCTGGACGTCCGGTCGCTGCGGGAGCGGATCGGCGGGTTGGTCTCAGGTGGACGGCGGACGGCTGTGCAGGTCGGTTGA
- a CDS encoding MmcQ/YjbR family DNA-binding protein, whose amino-acid sequence MSDAEDVRRICLALPDTTEKIAWSMPTFRVAGKMFATLPEDETSIAVRCPKEERDELVLAEPEKFWIADHEAQFAWVRARLASIADEGELRDILADSWRQAAPPRLLDAYPELGLPGHP is encoded by the coding sequence ATGTCGGATGCCGAAGACGTACGCCGTATCTGCCTTGCCCTGCCGGACACTACGGAGAAGATCGCCTGGAGCATGCCCACGTTCCGGGTCGCGGGCAAGATGTTCGCCACGCTGCCCGAGGACGAGACCTCCATCGCCGTGCGCTGCCCCAAGGAGGAGCGCGACGAACTGGTGCTGGCCGAACCGGAGAAGTTCTGGATCGCCGACCACGAGGCACAGTTCGCTTGGGTGAGAGCCCGGCTCGCCTCGATCGCGGACGAGGGCGAACTGCGCGACATCCTCGCCGACTCCTGGCGACAGGCCGCACCGCCCCGACTGCTCGACGCGTACCCGGAGTTGGGGCTCCCGGGGCACCCCTGA
- a CDS encoding GNAT family N-acetyltransferase: MNVHRLERGELHARVEELADLLVDTVDDGASVGFLAPLDRAEALAWWKERAAGVAARQLALWAAYDGDRVVGTVSLAFPDKPNSRHRAELVKLMVHRCARGRGLGRRLLATAENAAAAAGITLLHLDTETDSLAEGLYLSAGWTRIGAIPDYAAAPDGVLRPTSIYFKQLNSDALTR, translated from the coding sequence GTGAACGTGCACAGGCTGGAGCGCGGTGAACTGCACGCGCGCGTGGAGGAGTTGGCGGACCTCCTGGTCGACACCGTGGACGACGGCGCCTCCGTCGGCTTCCTCGCACCCCTCGACCGCGCGGAGGCGCTCGCCTGGTGGAAGGAGCGCGCCGCGGGCGTCGCCGCCCGGCAACTCGCCCTGTGGGCGGCGTACGACGGGGACCGGGTCGTGGGCACCGTCAGCCTGGCCTTCCCGGACAAGCCCAACAGCCGCCACCGCGCCGAACTGGTCAAGCTGATGGTGCACCGCTGCGCCCGAGGACGAGGTCTCGGCCGCAGGCTCCTGGCCACCGCCGAGAACGCGGCCGCGGCGGCCGGCATCACGTTGTTGCACCTGGACACCGAGACCGACAGCCTCGCGGAGGGGCTGTACCTCTCGGCGGGCTGGACCCGGATCGGTGCGATACCGGACTACGCGGCCGCCCCGGACGGCGTGTTGAGGCCGACGTCGATCTACTTCAAGCAACTGAACTCCGACGCTCTCACCAGGTGA
- a CDS encoding helix-turn-helix domain-containing protein, with product MKQTRGDEEAAPDPVDTRLGARLAELRAEHGWSLGELAERSGVSRSTLSRAERAETSPTASLLNRLCHVYGRTMSQLLSEIEAEPAQLVRAAGQQVWRDTASGFLRRSVSPPHAGLRGELVEGRLTAGADIAYDRPPVPGLEQHVWVLEGALDVTAQDVEHHLDTGDCLRLRVWGPTRFRCADPDGVRYVLAVVLP from the coding sequence ATGAAACAGACGCGAGGCGACGAGGAGGCCGCTCCGGACCCGGTGGACACCCGTCTCGGCGCGCGCCTGGCCGAACTGCGGGCCGAACACGGCTGGTCCCTCGGCGAGTTGGCGGAGCGCAGCGGGGTGAGCCGCTCGACCCTCTCCCGGGCCGAGCGCGCGGAGACCAGCCCCACCGCCTCGCTGCTGAACCGGCTCTGCCACGTCTACGGACGCACCATGTCCCAACTGCTCAGTGAGATCGAGGCCGAACCGGCCCAGCTGGTGCGGGCCGCCGGGCAACAGGTGTGGCGGGACACGGCCTCCGGCTTCCTTCGCCGCTCCGTGTCGCCGCCCCACGCCGGGCTGCGCGGCGAACTCGTCGAGGGCCGGCTGACCGCGGGCGCCGACATCGCCTACGACCGGCCGCCCGTGCCCGGGCTGGAACAGCACGTCTGGGTTCTGGAAGGAGCGCTCGACGTGACGGCACAGGACGTGGAACACCACCTCGACACGGGGGACTGTCTGCGGCTGCGAGTGTGGGGGCCTACGCGGTTCAGGTGCGCGGACCCCGACGGCGTGCGGTACGTACTGGCGGTGGTGCTGCCGTGA
- a CDS encoding SGNH/GDSL hydrolase family protein, with the protein MADDTGSGTAVRRRRRGIAMGAALGGCALVAVSTTPAAAHGGGGGRDTRYVSLGDSYTAGPLIPTQVDANCARSDHNYPSIVAAERRVTSFKDVSCSGATTENMWKAQGTNDPQLNALHRDTDLVTVQIGGNDVGFGSIIATCAHLGPQDPAGDPCRRYYASSGIDQLAVDIARTAPKVDAVLRAVRARAPHARVLVVGYPDLLPDDGSGCYPSVPFAAGDFPYLRDTGKRLNLMLDLVAEWNRVTYVDTYGPTRGHDMCKAPADRWIEPLQPASPAAPAHPNAKGEEAMARAVLERLGKRHGRR; encoded by the coding sequence ATGGCGGACGACACGGGTTCGGGCACAGCTGTGAGACGTCGGCGGCGCGGGATCGCGATGGGGGCGGCACTCGGCGGCTGTGCCCTCGTCGCCGTATCGACGACTCCTGCCGCGGCGCACGGCGGGGGAGGCGGCCGCGACACTCGCTACGTGTCGCTCGGGGACTCGTACACGGCGGGCCCGCTCATCCCGACGCAGGTGGACGCGAACTGCGCCCGCTCCGACCACAATTACCCCTCGATCGTGGCGGCGGAGCGCAGGGTGACCTCGTTCAAGGACGTGAGCTGCAGCGGAGCGACGACCGAGAACATGTGGAAGGCACAGGGCACCAACGACCCGCAGCTGAACGCGCTGCACCGGGACACCGATCTGGTGACGGTCCAGATCGGCGGCAACGACGTCGGATTCGGCTCCATCATCGCCACCTGCGCTCATCTCGGCCCCCAGGATCCGGCAGGGGACCCGTGCCGGCGCTACTACGCCTCCTCCGGGATCGACCAGCTGGCGGTCGACATCGCGCGGACGGCGCCGAAGGTCGACGCGGTGCTGCGGGCCGTGCGCGCCAGGGCACCGCACGCCCGGGTGCTCGTCGTCGGCTACCCGGACCTGCTGCCCGACGACGGCAGCGGCTGCTACCCCTCGGTGCCGTTCGCGGCGGGGGACTTCCCCTATCTGCGGGACACCGGCAAGCGACTGAACCTGATGCTTGACCTGGTCGCCGAGTGGAACCGCGTCACGTACGTCGACACCTACGGCCCCACGCGGGGCCACGACATGTGCAAGGCGCCCGCGGACCGCTGGATCGAACCACTCCAGCCGGCCTCGCCCGCTGCCCCGGCGCACCCGAACGCCAAGGGCGAGGAAGCGATGGCGCGTGCCGTACTCGAACGTCTGGGCAAGCGGCACGGCCGTCGCTGA
- a CDS encoding flotillin family protein: protein MFGYRVPAPDEAMLISGGRRGLGGAPFRVVTGHGKFVLPIFRKTRFLTLSMCEAEVTETCVTKQGIALHVRAVIAFKVGNDTESIINAGQRFLSDQDQMSVLTGRIFAGHLRAIIGSMTVEEIVTERQKLAAEVLDTSKVEMAKIGLIVDSLQIQSIDDGEVGYIEAMSAPHKAAIQRQAQIAQAQATQASVEAEQAAARNQAEYARQTAVVKAEYSAEVDRAQAKASQAGPLAQAHAQQEVLDAQTDLALRQAKLRQQQLVAEIVKPAEAEAERIKVLAAADAQRMKIQAEAAASYDRVALDRMLIDQLPQIVKEAAGGLAGANVNVLNGADGLGEIAAGLVSQGLTILDSVRQNLGNQDTSENRRPDESNTNGLLQLRSGKDRKTDDGPVDVDQ from the coding sequence ATGTTCGGATACCGCGTTCCCGCTCCCGACGAGGCGATGTTGATCTCGGGCGGGCGACGGGGACTGGGGGGCGCGCCGTTCCGAGTGGTGACGGGGCACGGAAAGTTCGTGCTCCCGATCTTCCGCAAGACCCGTTTCCTCACCCTGTCGATGTGTGAGGCCGAGGTCACCGAGACCTGTGTGACCAAGCAGGGCATCGCACTGCACGTCCGCGCCGTCATCGCGTTCAAGGTCGGCAACGACACCGAGAGCATCATCAACGCCGGCCAGCGGTTCCTCTCCGACCAGGACCAGATGTCGGTGCTGACCGGCCGGATCTTCGCGGGCCACCTGCGCGCCATCATCGGCTCGATGACGGTCGAGGAAATCGTCACGGAGCGGCAGAAGCTCGCCGCGGAGGTCCTGGACACCTCGAAGGTCGAGATGGCGAAGATCGGCCTGATCGTGGACTCACTGCAGATCCAGTCGATCGACGACGGCGAGGTCGGCTACATCGAGGCCATGTCCGCGCCGCACAAGGCGGCCATCCAGCGGCAGGCCCAGATCGCCCAGGCGCAGGCCACCCAGGCCTCCGTCGAGGCGGAGCAGGCGGCGGCCCGCAACCAGGCCGAGTACGCCCGGCAGACCGCCGTGGTCAAGGCGGAGTACTCGGCCGAGGTGGACCGCGCACAGGCGAAGGCCTCCCAGGCCGGGCCGCTGGCACAGGCTCATGCCCAGCAGGAGGTGCTCGACGCCCAGACGGATCTGGCTCTGCGCCAGGCCAAGCTCCGCCAGCAGCAGCTGGTGGCCGAGATCGTGAAGCCCGCCGAGGCCGAGGCCGAGCGGATCAAGGTGCTCGCCGCCGCCGACGCGCAGCGCATGAAGATCCAGGCGGAGGCGGCTGCCTCCTACGACCGGGTCGCGCTCGACCGGATGCTCATCGACCAGCTCCCGCAGATCGTCAAGGAGGCGGCCGGCGGTCTGGCCGGCGCCAATGTCAACGTCCTCAACGGCGCTGACGGCCTGGGCGAGATCGCCGCGGGCCTGGTGTCCCAGGGCCTGACCATCCTCGACTCGGTCCGGCAGAACCTGGGCAACCAGGACACCAGCGAAAACCGCCGTCCCGACGAGAGCAACACCAACGGCCTGCTCCAGCTCCGCTCGGGCAAGGACCGCAAGACGGACGACGGCCCGGTGGACGTGGACCAGTGA
- a CDS encoding M24 family metallopeptidase — MADDELTRAARLLDAQAKAERLFAEIEERGLVAPGEGERAVSDRIRDLANELFGTTRHWHKRIVRSGPNTLMPYRENPPDRAIGADDIVFADFGPIFEEYEADFGRTFVLGGDPDKGRLRDDLAKVFAAGKQYFSGEPEITGQQLYAEVERLAAECGWQLGGWHAGHLVGEFPHETIDGADTESYITPANDTPLRRTDKAGRRCHWILEIHLIDREREFGGFYEELLTLG; from the coding sequence ATGGCGGACGACGAACTCACGCGCGCGGCACGGCTGCTGGACGCCCAGGCCAAGGCCGAACGGCTTTTCGCGGAGATCGAGGAGCGCGGACTCGTCGCGCCGGGCGAGGGGGAGCGGGCGGTCAGCGACCGGATCCGGGACCTGGCCAACGAACTGTTCGGCACGACCCGGCACTGGCACAAGCGCATCGTGCGCTCGGGACCGAACACGCTCATGCCGTACCGGGAGAACCCACCGGACCGGGCGATCGGCGCGGACGACATCGTGTTCGCCGACTTCGGCCCGATCTTCGAAGAATACGAGGCCGACTTCGGACGGACCTTCGTCCTCGGCGGCGACCCGGACAAGGGACGGCTGCGGGACGACCTGGCGAAGGTCTTCGCGGCCGGCAAGCAGTACTTCAGCGGCGAGCCGGAGATCACTGGGCAGCAGCTGTACGCCGAGGTCGAGCGGCTGGCCGCCGAGTGCGGGTGGCAGCTGGGCGGCTGGCACGCCGGACACCTGGTCGGCGAGTTCCCGCACGAGACGATCGATGGCGCGGACACGGAGTCGTACATCACCCCCGCCAACGACACCCCGCTGCGCCGCACCGACAAGGCCGGGCGCCGCTGCCACTGGATCCTGGAGATCCACCTCATCGACCGGGAGCGGGAGTTCGGCGGCTTCTACGAGGAGCTGCTCACGCTCGGCTGA
- a CDS encoding transketolase has product MTDAIAEEQRRGYAYEDLPRLMGLMTGDEKHGPAATSTLDVLWVLYDRVLRVGPERTGDAERDRFLLSKGHGPMAYYAVLAAKGFVPVDWLPGFGSYGSPLGHHPDRVLVPGAEIGSGSLGHGLPIGVGTALGLRAQGLGEPRIWVLVGDAELDEGSNHEAIAFAGPAGLEQLHTVVVDNSSASHARPGGISARFEAAGWSAVTVDGRDHEALYAAFTAPHPGRPHVVVALVEPKNA; this is encoded by the coding sequence ATGACTGACGCGATCGCCGAGGAACAGCGGCGTGGCTACGCGTACGAAGACCTGCCCCGGCTCATGGGGCTGATGACGGGCGACGAGAAGCACGGCCCGGCGGCGACGTCCACGCTGGATGTGTTGTGGGTGTTGTACGACCGCGTGCTGCGGGTGGGGCCGGAGCGGACGGGCGACGCGGAGCGGGACCGGTTCCTGCTCTCCAAGGGCCATGGGCCGATGGCGTACTACGCGGTGCTCGCCGCCAAGGGCTTCGTGCCCGTGGACTGGCTGCCGGGGTTCGGCTCGTACGGCTCTCCGCTCGGGCACCACCCCGACCGTGTGCTCGTGCCGGGGGCCGAGATCGGCAGCGGGTCGCTGGGGCACGGGCTGCCGATCGGTGTGGGTACGGCGCTGGGACTGCGGGCTCAGGGACTGGGTGAGCCGCGGATCTGGGTGCTGGTCGGAGACGCCGAGCTGGACGAGGGCAGCAACCACGAGGCGATCGCCTTTGCCGGGCCCGCCGGGCTTGAGCAGCTGCACACCGTCGTCGTCGACAACTCCTCCGCCAGCCATGCGCGACCCGGCGGCATCTCCGCGCGTTTCGAGGCCGCGGGCTGGTCCGCGGTGACCGTCGACGGCCGTGACCACGAGGCGCTGTACGCCGCCTTCACCGCTCCGCATCCGGGCCGCCCGCACGTCGTCGTGGCCCTGGTGGAGCCGAAGAACGCCTGA
- a CDS encoding alpha/beta hydrolase yields the protein MIRSARSLQGASTTARKTALGLAATALALTALPATVLSAQAASDPLARYHHQRLDWKSCVLGPNDATGKELEQANAQCADVTVPLDYSDPDGRTITVAISRIRATDTAHRVGPLLLNGGGPGGQTLGDPPWVRKAMKEVGARYDVVGVDPRFVGRSAPLDCHWPTGSAFRGAGVDRAGFDRMAAFSEDLAQRCRQHAGGMLPYVTTRNTARDMDVIRAALGERRISYLGYSYGSYLGEVYTTMFPGRTDRVVLDGVINPDRYGPRLLRGTEKANRHALEGWASWAAARDATYGLGRTRGAVLAVVDRVQAFAARTPLRLGAHRVDEHIVPLIVFNGLSQDNDAAYGDFAQGVRDMLRAADGHRVIPSPWLAEALDFELTGADSHYGSVQTAILCGDVAAPRDPEAYWRDVQQARPRDALFSPVTNNLNPCAFWDPPRERPTTIRDDLPALLVNATGDPRTTYDGATAVRRTWPSSRLVTLRGADQHAVYGVYGTPCVDATVNTYLATGRLPATDVTCGARPM from the coding sequence GTGATCCGCTCAGCCCGCTCGCTGCAGGGCGCTTCGACAACGGCGAGAAAGACCGCCCTGGGCCTGGCCGCCACCGCTCTGGCCCTCACCGCGCTGCCCGCCACGGTCCTTTCGGCCCAGGCGGCCTCCGACCCCCTCGCCCGCTACCACCACCAGCGCCTCGACTGGAAGAGCTGCGTGCTCGGCCCGAACGACGCGACCGGCAAGGAACTGGAGCAGGCGAACGCCCAATGCGCCGACGTGACCGTGCCGTTGGACTACAGCGACCCCGACGGCCGTACGATCACCGTCGCGATCTCCCGGATCCGCGCCACCGACACCGCCCACCGCGTCGGCCCGCTGCTGCTGAACGGCGGCGGCCCCGGCGGGCAGACGCTCGGTGACCCGCCGTGGGTGCGCAAGGCGATGAAGGAAGTCGGCGCGCGTTACGACGTGGTGGGCGTGGATCCCCGCTTCGTCGGCCGCAGCGCCCCGCTGGACTGCCACTGGCCGACCGGCTCCGCGTTCCGGGGGGCGGGCGTCGACCGCGCCGGGTTCGACCGCATGGCGGCGTTCTCCGAGGACCTCGCCCAGCGCTGCCGGCAGCACGCGGGTGGCATGCTGCCGTACGTCACCACCCGGAACACCGCGCGCGACATGGACGTCATCCGCGCCGCGCTCGGTGAGCGGCGGATCTCCTACCTGGGCTACTCGTACGGCAGCTACCTGGGCGAGGTGTACACCACGATGTTCCCCGGCCGCACCGACCGGGTCGTCCTGGACGGTGTCATAAACCCGGACCGGTACGGTCCCCGGCTGCTGCGGGGCACCGAGAAGGCCAACCGCCACGCACTGGAGGGCTGGGCCTCGTGGGCCGCCGCCCGTGACGCGACCTACGGCCTGGGCCGTACCCGTGGGGCGGTGCTGGCGGTCGTGGACCGCGTCCAGGCCTTCGCCGCCCGCACACCGTTGCGGCTCGGCGCCCACCGGGTGGACGAGCACATAGTGCCCCTCATCGTCTTCAACGGCCTCTCGCAGGACAACGACGCCGCTTACGGCGACTTCGCGCAGGGGGTACGGGACATGCTGCGCGCGGCGGACGGGCACCGGGTCATCCCCTCCCCGTGGCTCGCCGAGGCTCTCGACTTCGAGCTGACCGGGGCCGACTCCCACTACGGCAGCGTCCAGACGGCGATCCTGTGCGGTGACGTAGCCGCGCCGCGTGATCCGGAGGCATACTGGCGCGACGTCCAGCAGGCCCGCCCGCGGGACGCGTTGTTCAGCCCTGTCACGAACAACCTCAACCCCTGCGCCTTCTGGGACCCGCCCCGCGAGCGTCCGACCACCATCAGGGACGACCTCCCAGCCCTTCTCGTCAACGCCACCGGAGACCCGCGCACCACGTACGACGGCGCCACAGCGGTGCGCCGGACGTGGCCGTCCTCCCGCCTGGTCACCCTGCGCGGCGCCGATCAGCACGCGGTGTACGGCGTCTACGGCACCCCGTGCGTCGACGCCACGGTCAACACCTACCTCGCCACCGGCCGCCTCCCGGCCACGGACGTCACCTGCGGGGCACGCCCCATGTGA